The window TGCCGCCTACCACGTGAGCGGCGAGTTCGCGATGCTGAAGGCTGCCGCGCAGCAGGGCTGGCTCGACGGCGACGCCGTCGCCGCCGAAGTGCTGGTGGCCATGAAACGCGCGGGTGCCGACTTCGTGCTCACCTACCTCGCACGCGAAGTCGCCGAACGCCTCTCGTGAGCTCGCTCTACGAGCGGGCGCTCGCGGTGATCCCCGGAGGTGTCGACTCGCCCGTCCGCTCCTTCGCGTCGGTCGGCGGCGAGCCCTTCTTCGTGGACCGGGCCGAGGGGGCGTACCTCGTCGACACCCACGGCCGACGGTACGTGGACTTCGTGCAGTCGTGGGGTGCGTCGATTCTCGGCCACGCGCACCCGAAGGTCGTCGAGGCGGTGCAGCGCGCTGCCGCCGCGGGCACTTCGTACGGAGCTGCCACCGCCCGCGAGGTGGAGCTCGCGGAGGCCATCGTGGCGCGCGTGCCCTCGGTGGAGAAGGTGCGCCTGGTGTCCTCGGGCACTGAGGCCGCGATGACGGTGCTGCGCCTCGCGCGCGGCGCCACGGGGCATTCGAAGATTCTCAAGTTCGCTGGTTGCTATCACGGACACGTCGACGCGCTGCTCGTTGCCGCGGGGAGTGGCGTGGCCACGCTCGGACTGCCGGGCTCCGCAGGTGTCACCGAGGGAACCGTGGCCGACACCGTCGTCGTCGCCTACAACGACGACGACGCGCTCGACGAAGCATTCGCGCAGCACGGCTCCGACCTCGCCGCGGTGATCGTCGAGCCGGTCGCCGCGAACATGGGGCTGGTGCCACCCGCCGACGGTTTCCTCCGACGATTGCGCGACCGCTGTACCGCGGCCGGCGCGCTGCTCGTGTTCGACGAGGTGATCACCGGGTTCAGGCTCGGCCTCGCCGGCGCGCAAGGTGCCTACGGCATCACTCCCGACCTCTCGATGTTCGGCAAGGTGGTCGGCGGAGGATTTCCGCTCGCCGCGCTCGGCGGTCGCGCCGACGTCATGGACGAACTCGCACCGCTCGGAGCCGTGTACCAGGCGGGGACGCTGTCGGGGAACCCCGTCGCCACTGCCGCCGGTCTCACAGTGCTGTCACTCCTCGACCACGACACGTACGCGGATCTCACCGGCCGCGCAACGCGCTTCGCCGACGGTCTGCGCAGCGCGTTCGCGGCTGCGGACACGAAGACCCAGGTCGTGCAAGTGGGAACGCTCACCGGGCTGTTCTTCGCCGATGCGCCGGTGCACGACTACGCGGATGCCCAGGCCGCCGACCACGCCGCGTACGCCCGGTTCTTCCACGCGATGCTCGACCGCGGCGTGTTCCTCCCGCCGAGTGGCTACGAGACGATGTTCGTGAGCCTCGCCCACGGGGACACCGAACTCGAGCAGGTCATCACCGCAGCCCACGAGGCCGCTCGCGGTTAGGGCCCACCTCGGGTTTGTTCGCGCGGCCGGTGGGAGCGGGTTCCGCGTCCAGTGAGCGGGCGTGGGCCAGCTTCGGTGGCTTTGGCGTGCTGGGCACACCGGGTGGTAATAACGTACTTAGCTCACCTACGGGGTTGAATCGGGGGCTGAGGTGGCGCACACTGTCGCGGTGAGCAACGATTCAATGACAGACCTGCGCCGCGGTTCATCAAGGTTCGTGGGCATCGGGGTCGCCCTCTTATGGCTGCTCCCATTGCTAGCGATCGTTGCCGGACTGTCATATCGCTTGTTCGTCTGGGTTGCTGGGATCTAGACAAGCGCCGGAGCGATGTGCGCCCCCTTAGGCCGTCCTTGAGGCGCGGGCGGAACTCAAGTTGCAATGGTGTAATTCCATCCCTGTAACTCAAAGCGCGCGAATTGGTCAGAATTCGCGCGGGAACATGCTTCGTGTGGGATGCTGTTGACACATGTGTTCCCATCCCTCAAGAGCGCCGAGCTGCTCGCGATCCTGATGCGCAAGCCGCTGGACTACGTGGTTGCCCGGCAGAACGGTTCGCATCGGACGATGAAGTCTCCGAACTACCCGACGCTTGGATTTTCGTGGCACGACCGTGCGACGATCCCGCGCGGGCTCGTACGGAAGGTGCTCGTGGAGGATGTGGGACTGACTGAGGCCGATGCCCACAGAGCGATCGACGGGAAGCTGAGGTGACCATGCGAACCGTTCACGTCGACTATCACGAAGAGGACGGTCTGTGGTGGGCCGACTCTCCCGATGTTCCCGGTTTCAGCGCGACCGCGGAAGAGCTTCGGGAGTTGCGGCAACTCGCTCGCGAAGGCATCTACCACTTCCTGGATGAAGTGGTGTTGGTGAGTGACGACACCACTGTGTCCGTCCAAGGCGTGTGCGCCTTCGTGAACATCTCTGCGTCCACGGTGTTCGTTCCAGTGGCCGGCGCTCCCGAGAGTCAGGCTGTCGAGCCACCCGAACTCGTCAACAACTAAGTGCGCGTCGACGCCGCTCTTTTATGCGACTGGGCGACGGTTCGCGAAGGTCTGCTGCATGTGCTCGGCGGCGGCATCACCCGCATATGGCGAACGGAGTACCCCGCCCCACTCGGAGCGGCCGTCGCGCTTCGGATCGTTGTCCATCCCACCGAGCTCGATACGCCGCATGTCATCAGGATCATTCTGATGACGGCGGACGGAGAGCAGATCGCGGAGGTTGTGGCGGAATTCGCAGCCGATCCGTTCCAGGCTGACGACCAGTTGCCAGGCGAGGCAGCGGGCGTCAACGTCGCGCTCCCCATGCCGACCGTCGGACTTC is drawn from Acidimicrobiia bacterium and contains these coding sequences:
- the hemL gene encoding glutamate-1-semialdehyde 2,1-aminomutase; this encodes MSSLYERALAVIPGGVDSPVRSFASVGGEPFFVDRAEGAYLVDTHGRRYVDFVQSWGASILGHAHPKVVEAVQRAAAAGTSYGAATAREVELAEAIVARVPSVEKVRLVSSGTEAAMTVLRLARGATGHSKILKFAGCYHGHVDALLVAAGSGVATLGLPGSAGVTEGTVADTVVVAYNDDDALDEAFAQHGSDLAAVIVEPVAANMGLVPPADGFLRRLRDRCTAAGALLVFDEVITGFRLGLAGAQGAYGITPDLSMFGKVVGGGFPLAALGGRADVMDELAPLGAVYQAGTLSGNPVATAAGLTVLSLLDHDTYADLTGRATRFADGLRSAFAAADTKTQVVQVGTLTGLFFADAPVHDYADAQAADHAAYARFFHAMLDRGVFLPPSGYETMFVSLAHGDTELEQVITAAHEAARG
- a CDS encoding type II toxin-antitoxin system HicA family toxin; translated protein: MRKPLDYVVARQNGSHRTMKSPNYPTLGFSWHDRATIPRGLVRKVLVEDVGLTEADAHRAIDGKLR